From Lepisosteus oculatus isolate fLepOcu1 chromosome 8, fLepOcu1.hap2, whole genome shotgun sequence, one genomic window encodes:
- the chic1 gene encoding cysteine-rich hydrophobic domain-containing protein 1: MSVLLPNMADFDTIYELDEEEERVVSEEHLARYCPEPVIMRGAGHITVFGLSNKFDTEFPSVLTGKVAPEEFKTSVGRVNACLKKNLPVNVKWLFCGCLCCCCTLGCSLWPVICLNKRTRRSIQKLLEWENNRLYHKLGLHWKLSKRKCESSNMMEYVILIEFLPKYPIFRPD; the protein is encoded by the exons ATGAGCGTCCTACTGCCCAACATGGCGGACTTCGACACCATCTATGAActggacgaggaggaggagcggGTGGTGAGCGAGGAGCATCTGGCGAGATATTGCCCGGAGCCCGTTATTATGCGCGGGGCTGGGCACATCACCGT GTTTGGCTTGAGCAACAAATTTGATACCGAATTTCCTTCAGTTCTTACCGGAAAG GTTGCTCCTGAAGAATTCAAGACAAGCGTGGGGCGCGTGAATGCGTGCTTGAAGAAAAACTTGCCTGTAAATGTAAAGTGGTTGTTCTGTGGTTGTCTTTGCTGCTGTTGCACATTGGGCTGCAGTTTGTGGCCGGTTATTTGTCTTAACAAAAGA acaaGAAGATCAATTCAGAAATTATTAGAATGGGAAAATAACAGATTGTATCATAAG CTTGGTCTTCACTGGAAGTTAAGTAAAAGGAAATGTGAAAGCAGTAACATGATGGAATAT gttATTCTTATAGAATTCCTACCCAAGTATCCTATATTTCGGCCGGACTGA
- the cdx4 gene encoding homeobox protein CDX-4 has product MYVGYLLEKEGSMYHQGPVRRSSINLPAQNFVSTPQYSDYTGYHHVPSMESNPAPSSGPWGPAYGAPREDWCAYGLGPPNSLPAPMNGSSPGQVSYCPPPDYSSMHPPASGVQLPPPENVAAAMHSPERERRNSYEWMRKTVQSSSTGKTRTKEKYRVVYTDHQRLELEKEFHYNRYITIRRKSELAVNLGLSERQVKIWFQNRRAKERKMIKKKMGLSDGRGGSVHSDPGSVSPLPVPPPLSPSDIHGSIYQPPGMNTLPPIGNIQQITVTVKKESQLATYNQAEHPDALSRQFCPT; this is encoded by the exons ATGTACGTGGGATACCTTTTGGAAAAAGAAGGCAGTATGTATCACCAAGGACCTGTGCGCCGTTCCAGCATCAACCTGCCGGCACAGAACTTCGTTTCTACACCGCAGTACTCCGACTACACGGGATACCACCATGTGCCCAGTATGGAAAGCAATCCCGCGCCGTCTTCGGGCCCCTGGGGCCCCGCGTACGGCGCGCCCCGGGAGGACTGGTGCGCCTACGGCCTGGGACCCCCGAACTCCTTGCCTGCGCCCATGAACGGCTCCTCGCCCGGGCAGGTCTCCTACTGCCCCCCGCCCGACTACAGCTCAATGCACCCTCCCGCATCCGGGGTGCAGCTGCCACCCCCGGAGAACGTGGCCGCGGCGATGCACTCGCCGGAGCGGGAGAGGCGCAACTCCTACGAGTGGATGAGAAAAACTGTGCAGTCGTCATCAACCG GTAAAACGAGGACTAAGGAGAAATACAGAGTTGTGTACACAGATCACCAGAGACTGGAACTGGAGAAGGAATTTCATTACAACAGATACATCACTATCAGACGGAAGTCAGAACTGGCGGTGAACCTCGGACTTTCGGAGCGACAG GTGAAGATCTGGTTTCAGAACCGTAGGGCCAAAGAGAGGAAGATGATCAAGAAGAAGATGGGTCTGTCCGACGGCAGGGGAGGCTCGGTACACAGCGACCCGGGGTCAGTGAGTCCTCTCCCGGTCCCACCTCCATTGAGCCCTTCGGATATTCACGGGTCGATTTACCAGCCACCTGGGATGAATACCTTACCACCCATTGGAAATATACAGCAAATTACTGTTACCGTGAAAAAGGAGTCGCAACTGGCGACGTACAACCAGGCCGAGCACCCTGACGCACTGAGCAGGCAGTTCTGCCCAACTTAA